One genomic window of Acomys russatus chromosome 29, mAcoRus1.1, whole genome shotgun sequence includes the following:
- the Nt5c1a gene encoding cytosolic 5'-nucleotidase 1A, whose product MELGQPREAREPGPGAETAAVSHWEEAKTFYENLSPKKKPKSPKPQNAVTIAVSSRALFRMDEERRIYTEQGVEEYVRYQLEHESEPFSPGPAFPFVKALEAVNKRLRELYPDSEDIFDIVLITNNHAQVGVRLINSINHYDLFIERFCMTGGNSPICYLKAYHTNLYLSADADKVREAIDQGIAAATIFSPSKDVVVSQSQLRVAFDGDAVLFSDESERIVKAHGLDRFFEHEKTYENKPLAQGPLKGFLEALGRLQKKFYSKGLRLECPIRTYLVTARSAASSGARVLKTLRSWGLEMDEALFLAGAPKGPLLEKIRPHIFFDDQMFHVAGAQEMGTVAAHVPYGVAQAPRRATAAAAAAAAAAKQALGAQ is encoded by the exons ATGGAACTCGGACAGCCCCGAGAAGCCCGCGAACCCGGGCCGGGGGCAGAGACCGCCGCGGTGTcgcactgggaggaagccaagacTTTCTATGAAAACCTCTCGCCCAAGAAGAAACCTAAATCG CCGAAGCCTCAGAATGCAGTCACCATCGCTGTGTCCTCACGAGCCCTGTTCCGCATGGATGAGGAGCGGCGGATCTACACAGAGCAGGGTGTGGAGGAATACGTGCGCTACCAGCTGGAGCACGAGAGTGAACCCTTCAGTCCCGGGCCCGCCTTCCCCTTTGTGAAG GCCCTGGAGGCTGTGAACAAGCGACTTCGGGAGCTTTACCCCGATAGCGAAGATATCTTTGACATTGTCCTCATCACCAACAACCATGCTCAAGTGGGAGTTCGTCTCATCAACAGTATCAACCATTATG ACCTGTTCATTGAGCGATTCTGCATGACAGGAGGGAACAGCCCCATCTGCTACCTCAAGGCCTATCACACCAACCTCTACTTGTCAGCTGATGCAGACAAAGTGAGAGAAGCCATTGACCAGG GGATTGCCGCTGCCACCATCTTCAGCCCCAGCAAGGACGTGGTTGTGTCCCAGAGTCAGCTCCGAGTGGCCTTCGATGGGGACGCAGTACTCTTCTCGGATGAGTCGGAGCGCATTGTCAAGGCCCACGGGCTGGACAGATTCTTTGAGCATGAGAAGACGTATGAGAACAAACCTTTGGCACAG GGCCCCCTAAAGGGCTTTCTGGAAGCACTGGGAAGACTGCAAAAGAAATTCTACTCCAAAGGCCTTCGACTGGAGTGCCCTATTCGCACTTACTTGGTGACAGCACGAAGTGCAGCCAGTTCTGGGGCCCGGGTCCTCAAGACTCTGCGCAGCTGGGGCCTGGAGATGGATGAAGCCTTATTCCTAGCCGGAGCACCCAAGGGCCCTCTTCTGGAGAAGATCCGCCCACACATCTTCTTTGATGACCAGATGTTCCATGTGGCTGGGGCTCAGGAAATGGGCACGGTGGCTGCCCATGTGCCTTACGGTGTGGCCCAGGCCCCCCGTCgggccactgctgctgctgctgctgctgctgctgctgcaaagcAGGCCCTAGGTGCACAGTAG